Part of the Papaver somniferum cultivar HN1 unplaced genomic scaffold, ASM357369v1 unplaced-scaffold_18, whole genome shotgun sequence genome is shown below.
TCCTCACAGGATTCATTGATCCACCACTTGCAGGCCTGCCGACCCAGACGATTAGAAAAGTCGATTAGCGCATTAGAATTTACTAAATCAGACTTGAAACAATGCATGGCTGTTGGATCACTCTACCTTGAAGTTGAATAACAATATAAATAGTTTATCTAGAGCATCATCTTTAGAATAAGGGAAAGACTTCATCAtctttacaagaaaagaaaaagacttaCCCTGAGATTAGAATGTTCATCATGACGGTTGCCCCGACTGCTATTCCTGCCAATTCTCCAACCTGAATGAGCAATAAGCGTGCAATAACATAGGTTATAatgaataaaaatatatttaagaaGAAACTTACTAGTACTTGCGCAACGTAATTCCAACAAAATATGACAACTTACCGCACGAGTATCAGTTGCAACAGCAGTGACAACAAACATGAGAATGAAGGTGATAATAAACTCAAGAGCAAAGGCTTGACCAAGAGTGTCAGAAGGGATAGTAACTCCACCAGACATGTAGGGGTGAAAAACACCCTTGAGGGCAAAAGAGGCGCATATTGATGCAGAGACTTGAGCTAATATGTAAGCAGGAACTTGAGTCCATGGGAAATGTCGGAATGTTGCGAAAGCGATGGTGAGGGAAGGATTGAAATGTGCCCCTGATATATGACCAGTGGATAATATCAGTACCATGACTGCTAGTCCAGCACAAGCTGCGTTCCCTATGAGTGTCTCAGCATGGTCGTACTTCTGGTTTAAGATAGGTCCGGCCGAGGCTGCAAACATCAATATGAAGGTCCCTACGAACTCTGCTCCTAGCTGTACAGTATAAAATAATTTAGATACTTGTTAATATATATACTACTTAAAAGTGAATTTTGAGTTGGGGTTGACAAATAAACTCAAAGgtgaaaaaaataaacaaaaaaaaggagTGTTCTTGATTATGAATAATTAAAGTAGAAAAGCGAATATTAATCTGATGTACGAAAATGACACCATTCATAGGAATCATAGCAAGGCCGGCCAGAAAAACTTCAGTCAAACGCCAAAAACAAATCGAATATCCACCAGGGTGGCCATACGCCAACTctaatttttaataatttttattgaATTTTCTATTATTTCAAAGCAGCAACATGTGTGGAGCTAACTAAGTCGAGTATTTCTTGgatcgacaaaaaaaaaaaaaatctgactcCTTCCCTGCACATGCATACTTCAACGGATGCATGAGATCTTTGCATATAAAAATAGGCTTGTAatcagaaaaaagagagaaaaacagAGAAGATAATAGTAATTATGTACCTTCCTGGCAAGAGAAACATCCGGTGTTGCAAAGTCGGTGACACAGGTATGACTGGGAGTCCATGATTCAACTGGGAAACACTTGCACCTCGGCATGGACTTCCTTTCCCTTTCGTACGACAATGAGTCAATTCTCAGAGATGACATCAATGGCGTTGGAGTTCCGGGGGTCGCCGGTGGCGTTGGCGAACCGTTCCCAATCGTTTCGAATTCTGGCATTTTAGAGGATTGATTGATGGGGATAAACGTAGAAAACTTTTTTGTATGTGtgtgttttatttttttggtatatATCTCTGAACTAATTTACATGATCGGAAGGCTTTTATGAATGTATTTCTAAGTAACAGATTGAAACCTCGCCAGTCTAATCACTTAAGATAAATCTTATAATATAATGACTCGATGAATCTAGAGAACAAGAgacctttttctttcttttttgataaaaattccGAGAGAAAATTAATGGAAAAACAATTACATACTTGTAAAGCTTTTATAAAGGTAGTTTTAAGGAATAAGAAAGATCGACTGATCCAGTCTTAACAATGAATCTTAAATTCAAGAACTAATTCACCAAAGACATATGCAAGAACCAATGGGAACAAGAAATTAAAACCAAAATGAAGAAGCTAGCGCATGCAGCaaaagatgaagaggatgattaATATCGATCGACAAAGAAAGAGATGGATGAACAGCTAGAACAATGGGTGACTACAAACAAACAAGAGTGATGGACTGGTAGTAGGTGGTGAGGAATGAGAATGAGATTGATGAATGAAAGAGTGATTTCTTATATAGTACGCAACGAATATACGACTATGAGAGCGAGCGAGATAAAGAGAGATCTGAAAGAATTAAAGAAAAGTGGAGGTCAATGCTGCCTTTCTAATATCTCTAAACCACCACTTACATAAATCGATCATGAGTTATACCTTAACCTTGCCCATTTTATTATTCATCATTCATCATAATTAAAGTTCAAATTCACTAGAAAAGTATGAAGAC
Proteins encoded:
- the LOC113338105 gene encoding probable aquaporin NIP5-1 → MPEFETIGNGSPTPPATPGTPTPLMSSLRIDSLSYERERKSMPRCKCFPVESWTPSHTCVTDFATPDVSLARKLGAEFVGTFILMFAASAGPILNQKYDHAETLIGNAACAGLAVMVLILSTGHISGAHFNPSLTIAFATFRHFPWTQVPAYILAQVSASICASFALKGVFHPYMSGGVTIPSDTLGQAFALEFIITFILMFVVTAVATDTRAVGELAGIAVGATVMMNILISGPASGGSMNPVRTLGPAVASGNYRAIWVYMIAPTLGALAGSGIYTLVKLKDEESDPPRPVRSFRR